The following proteins come from a genomic window of Longimicrobium sp.:
- a CDS encoding NifU N-terminal domain-containing protein, which yields MAKAKVKFEETPNPNAGKFTVGRTLVEGRSGLTFDTAGEAKDNAIAARLMAEAGVASIFMVADFVTVTKDDTATWSDLAPRVQTALRETL from the coding sequence ATGGCGAAGGCCAAGGTGAAGTTCGAGGAGACGCCCAATCCCAACGCGGGCAAGTTCACGGTGGGCCGCACCCTGGTGGAGGGGCGCAGCGGCCTCACCTTCGACACGGCCGGCGAGGCAAAGGACAACGCCATCGCGGCGCGGCTGATGGCGGAGGCCGGGGTGGCTTCCATCTTCATGGTGGCCGACTTCGTAACCGTCACCAAGGATGACACGGCGACGTGGTCCGACCTGGCGCCACGGGTGCAGACCGCGCTGCGCGAGACGCTGTGA